CGTAGCTAtggatgtgttgggtcattattgGTGGGTTTCATATTGATTTCACCTATCAAGTCGTGTTGGATCAGACAAAGGGCTTCTTtacactattgagatgcacccaataTGTTTTATTAGTTCTGGAACCCTGTAGGATCTTTCCGGGTCACGATCTGGAATGTTATTGTATATTTAGAATTGGTTCTGGAACCCTGTAGGATCTTACCGGGTCACCATCTGGAATGTTATTGTATAGGTTGAATTGGTTCTGGAACCCTGTAGGATCTTACCGGGTTGCGATCTGGAATGTTATTGTTAAACTCAACCCTATGATGGACATGGAGCATCCCAATGTGGTGATCCAGTTTAGAACTTCAGCGTATTTAAAATCCCTCCTGAATGACTGTAGAAAGAAAAAATAAATTTCAACACTAAGTTTGTCACAGTCATACTGTATAAAGTAATCTCCCTCATGTGTCTGGATATGCTGATGTAAACCTTAGGTTAGAGTGTGGTCAGTTAAAGGGAGATGAAGGCAGCTAGCTACTCACCATAAGCACAGCGAAGTTAGTGGTGTGATTACAGAAACATCGCAGGCCGTCTTCTGAGTGGTTGACTTTGGAGCAGCCAGAGGTGCTCCAGTCTTTCAACGTGTAGTTCCACCACACGCAGGCAAAGTCATAGAGGGAGGAGTTGGGGACAGCCTGAGAAGTGAGAACAGAAACAAACTCACTGTAAATCCTTCAGCAAAAGACACGCATTCACAGTATTCCTCATTTAAAAAATCATGAAGTCATTTGTGAAGTATAACAGGTCATTAAGTAAATGTGAGACAGAAGAAATTACAATTATGATAGATCATATTAtatacaatacaaaatactgtTCACTGGCCAAAATATGCTTCCTTGGTCCTTATGGAGGATAAGCGTCAATGGATAACTTAGATCAAGGGTAGGcagccctggtcctggagtgccacAGGCACATCATGTtttgatttaaccgacctggaagacaaggtgtgttgaatttaAGCAATCACTAatctgatcaattagctcagttggtcaggtgtattgactagttggaacaaaatcatGCAATACCTGCAGCACTGCAGGAACTGTGCTGCCTGCCCCTGACTTAGATCATGGAAAACTTCCCACTACGTTTCCCAGAGAATTTGGACCACTATGTGTTTATTGATTCCAAGAGAAATCTTACTGTAGGCTTGAAGAGCATCTCAACATGCAACCCAGACACTTGTCCCAGGTTAGCAGAGATGACCCTTCTGCTGGTTCCAGAAGAAGCTGTGTAAGTCCTGGACCTGAAGAACCGGTCGTTTTGGTAGAGCACAAAACCAATGGAGCGGTTTGTGTTTTTACTAAGCAAAACTGAGtcgagagagtgagcgagagagagagacacatcgtTATAACACTACATACGTAGccataatgacatttgaaatgtatctATTCCTtttaaacttttgtgagtgtaatgtttagtGTTAGTTTTTTGATTGTatatttgctttggcaatgtaaacatatgtttcccatgcaaataaaaccctttgaattgagagagagagagagcgagagacattgTTTTTCATATACATGAGTAGCTTGACTTTGCCTTGTAGGCAAATTGGAAGCCCAATTACTTCTCATTAGTTTACTtatccatacagtgagggaaaaaagtatttgattttgtacgtttgcccactgaaaaagaaatgatcagtctataattttaatggtaggtttatttgaacagtgagagacagaataacaacaacaaaatccagaaaaacgcatctcaaaaaatgttataaattgatttgcattttaatgagggaaataagtatttgaccccctctctatcagaaagatttctggctcccaggtgtcttttatacaggtaacgagctgagattaggagcacactcttaaagggagtggtcctaatctcagcttgttacctgtataaaagacacctgtccacagaagcaatcaatcaatcagattcaaaactctccaccatggccaagaccaaagagctctccaaggatgtcagggacaagattgtagacctacacaaggctggaatgggctacaagaagaAGGTGAcaccagttggtgcgattattcgcaaatggaagaaacacaaaataactgtcaatctccctcggcctggggctccatgcaagatctcacctcgtggagttgcaatgatcatgagaacggtgaggaatcagtccagaactacacaggaggatcttgtcaatgatctcaaggcagctgggaccatagtcaccaagaaaacaattggtaacacactacgccgtgaaggactgaaatcctgcagcgcccgcgaaggtccccctgctcaagaaagcacatatacagggcagtctgaagtttgccaatgaacatctgaatgattcagaggagaactgggtgaaagtgttgtggtcagatgagaccaaaatcgagctcaccgtatttggaggaggaggaatgctgcctatgaccccaagaacaccatccccaccgtcaaacatggaggtggaaacattatgctttgggggtgtttttctgctaaggggacaacttcaccgcatcaaagggacgatggacggggccatgtaccgtcaaatcttgggtgagaacctccttccctcagccagggcattgaaaatgggtcgtggatgggtattccagcatgacaatgacccaaaacacacggccaaggcaacaaaggagtggctcaagaagaagcacattaaggtcctggagtggcctagccagtctccagaccttaattccatagaaaatctgtggagggagctgaaggtttgagttgccaaacgtcagcctcgaaaccttaaggacttggagaagatctgcaaagaggagtggaacaaaatccctcctgagatgtgtgcaaacctggtggccaactacaagaaacgtctgacctctgattacaaacaagggttttgccaccaagtactaagtcatgttttgcagaggggtcaaatacttatttccctcattaaaatgcaaatcaattgataacatttttgacatgcgtttttctagatttttttgttgttattctgtctctcactgttcaaataaacctaccattaaaattatagactgatcatctctttgtaggtgggcaaacgtacaaaatcagcaggggatcaaatactttttcccctcactgtatctcatgTGACTCAACTTTATTGGACAATCAATATTTTTGGCACTGCTGACCTGATTTCGGAGACAAAGCGCTCTCGGTGAAAGCGGTTCAAGGAAATTGAAGCTTGAGTTTATACACTATGTTTGCATACCAACATTGGCTCACCTGGTGGGAATTTGATAACAATCTGGACATCGGTAGAAACGCCGTTGTCAGCTATCAGTTCAGAGGTATTAGTGTTGAGATTAATTCTGTTGGCCACAAAATTACCAGAACTTCCTGTAGGAGATAAATTTGATTTAGCAATTTAAAGCAAAACAATATAGTGTTACTTCTGTACTTGTCTGTAGTACAACAAATCAAATCCATACCAAACCTTATTGACCAACAGCAGAGGAGAAACATATGAAAAATAAGATAGAAGAAGTTGAACTAGACTGTCAACACAGATATAAACTATCACTTTAAATGCCAGTATGTAGGTTCAGTAGCAGTCCCACCCACCAGTCAGAGCAGTAAACTGGATCCCTACTGTGTCACTTGGTACTTGGACAGACTGGACTACCAGGTTGGGCTGAACCACCAAGGACACAACACTGTGCTGGTCCAGGGAAAACTCCTCCAGGGTCTCTGTGAGGCTGGGAGAGAAACACAGAAAAACATTAGTTTACATGCACCCATGCAGACACGCTCGTACACACATAAACTCAAACatatgcagcacacacacacacacactcctgtactTTTGGACAGCGTCTCTCTCCTGTGTAGTCCCCCCACTGGCATTCAGCAGCTGACTGatggtagttacagctgccactGCAATATCCTGCAACATGATCAAAACCAGGGGATGACCCTCAAGTGTTCAAATCACTGTAATAACAACCTCACGTTTCTCTCCAGAACATGTCATAGTCAAGAGTTGATTTGAAAACATGTTATACCTCTGTGATATTTGCAGACTGAAGCAGCGTGTTAGCTATctgagctgctgtggtgatgttgtCAGCTGATAGCAGCTCTGGTTGGGAGGTCAGGATCTGAGTACTGAAGGCTAGCTGTGCTAAATCACCTGAACTGCTGGAGATCTGAATagggagagagaatgatttttatttattttagtatTGTTTTTAAACAGAACAAGTGGCAGCAGCATGCTGAACTGTGAGTACATTTGGATATTAAAATTGTCAATACTAATTATgtggcccagttggtagagcatggcacttgcaacgccaaggttgtgggttcgattcgcaccagtacgaaaaagtatgaACATGTATGGGGGGAATCATCAACTGTTAAGTAGAATAAAGGAACAGAATACATGAGCTGAAGGTAAAAGCCAGTTGTTACTGATCTTCAAACTGTAAGATCGACTCCTCATAATGATAACTGTAAATCTAATCAAATTTGATTAGTCACATGctccaaatacaacaggtgtagactttaccgtgaaatgcttactgacgagccctttcccaacaatgtagAGTTAAAAAGTACGAACATTTGCACCTAAGGAAATAGTAACACTAAATAACAATAATGAATCTATATAAAAGGAGTACCTGAAGCGAGTCAATGTATTGTGATACGAGGTAGTTGTGTTGGTTGAGGTAATTGACCCAAAGACTGGTCATAAATCGAGACTGGTCATAAATCAGGATCATAAAAAATATGCCTATTGACTTACATTTCCTTGAATGCCACTGAGGGTTAATTCACACTGCAGCTTGTGAGGAGGACCAAACATCGGAGAGCCAGTGTCATTCAAACATCTTGCTGAGGCTTCTGGTAAACCGGCTGGAGGAACCAAGACAAAAAT
The Coregonus clupeaformis isolate EN_2021a unplaced genomic scaffold, ASM2061545v1 scaf2378, whole genome shotgun sequence DNA segment above includes these coding regions:
- the LOC123488538 gene encoding adhesion G-protein coupled receptor G7-like; this translates as MLQDIAVAAVTTISQLLNASGGTTQERDAVQNLTETLEEFSLDQHSVVSLVVQPNLVVQSVQVPSDTVGIQFTALTGSSGNFVANRINLNTNTSELIADNGVSTDVQIVIKFPPVLLSKNTNRSIGFVLYQNDRFFRSRTYTASSGTSRRVISANLGQVSGLHVEMLFKPTAVPNSSLYDFACVWWNYTLKDWSTSGCSKVNHSEDGLRCFCNHTTNFAVLMSFRRDFKYAEVLNWITTLGCSMSIIGLSLTITFQIATR